The Arvicola amphibius chromosome 5, mArvAmp1.2, whole genome shotgun sequence genome contains the following window.
GTGAGGAACATTACCATATCTAAgaagacaaataagaaaaaatatttttcctgatggctccttggccttgagagggacggaggggaggcatgggtggaggggaggggagggaagggggagaaggaggggagggaagggggaggaggaggggagggaagggggaggaggaggggagggaagggggaggaggaggggaggagatggaaatttttaaatataaaaaaataaaccatgagaaaaaaaaagaaaaaatatttttcttaaacatacCATGAGGACTGAAAAGTTCATAAAGGCCAAATagcataaatgaaaatgaataaaagaagcaggtacagccgggcggtggtggcgcacgcctttaatcccagcactcaggaggcagaggcaggcggatctctgtgagttcgaggccagcctggtctacaagagctagttccaggacaggctctaaaagagctgcagagaaaccctgtctcgaaaaaccaaaaaaaggaaaaaaaaaaaaaagaaaagaaaagaagcaggtaCAGTCAGACATGCAAAACAACAGGTAggctgtagtaaggagctgcgggcaggcctgcttttcatcccacccggctctcggccacttggctagcttaagccccgaaataacaacacacaaactgtattcctttaaacactgcctggcttttaagTTTCaccctcttacatcttgattaacccatatctaataatctgtgtagcaccacggagtggtgtcttaccgggaaagtttcagcacatctgacctggtggctggcttcatcgcatctgtctcttaggagaggcgtggcatctgactgaggcatctacctcacttccttcttcctgttctgtctactccacccacctaagggcgggcctattaaatgagccaggcagtttctttttttttctcatttttttattaaaaatttccatctcctcccctcctcctcccccttcccacccctcccttccacccatacccccactccctccctctccaagccaaagagccatcagggttcccttcactatgttaagtccaaggtcctcccaactccccctaagtccaggaaggtgagcaaccaaactgacaaggctcacagtgagcccatccatgctgtagagttcaagctcatcgccgttgtccttggtttctcagtcctcctccaccgtcagccagattcagagagtccagtttggtcgcctgttccctcagtcccattccaactggacttggtggtctcccgttagatctgtcccaccgtctcaatgggtgaacgcacccctcatggtcctgacttccttgctcatgttctccctccttttgctcctcatcaggaccttgggagctcagtctggtgctcctatgtggggctctgtcattttctccatccaacgccaggtgaagttctatggtgatatgcaagatattcatgagtatggcaataggatctggacatttttggctccctctcctcagctgcccaaggaactagctgggggcgtcttcctggacacctgggaacccttctagagtcaagtctctgccaaccctagaatggctcccttaattaagatatataattccttgttcccatatccagccttcctatatcccaaccatcctattcccccaaactcttcccatcctccacttcacacttttctctcccaacccccctatccccccatcccaccccacccccaagttcccattttttgtccggcaatcttgtctacttccaatatccaggaggataactatatgcttttctttgggttcaccttcttatttagcttctctaggattttttacgaattataggctcgatgtcctttatttatggctagaacccaattatgagtgagtacatcccatgttcatctttttgggcctgagttacctaactcaggatggtgttttctatttccatccatttgcatgcaaaattcaagatgtcattttttttaccgccgagtagtactctaatatgtatatattccacactttctacatccattcttccactgaagggcatctaggttgtttccaggttctggctattacaaataatggtgctataaacatagttgaacaaatgcttttgtaatatgattgggcatctcttgggtaaattaccaagagtgggattgctgggtcctggggaaacctcctgagaaacctccacactgctttccaaagcggttgcacaagtttgcattcccaccagcaatggatgagtgtaccccttactccacaacttctccagcaaaggctatcattggtgtttttgattttagccaatctgacaggcgtaagatggtatctcaacgtttttttgatttgcatttccctgattgctaaggaggttgagcatgcccttaagtgtcttttggccattcgaacttcttctgttgagaattctctgttcagttcagtgccccattttttaattgggttcattagcattttaaaatctagtcgcttgagttccttatatattttggagatcagacctatgtctgttgcggggttggtgaagatcttttcccagtcagtaggctgcctttttgtcttagtgacagtgtcctttgctttacagaagctgctcagcttcaggaggtcccatttattcaatgttgcccttaatgtctgtgctgctggggctatacgtaggaagcggtctcctgttcccaaatgttgtagagtacttcccactttctcctctaacaggttcagtgtgttcagattgatattgaggtctttaatccatttggacttgagttttgtgcatggtgatagatacagatctactttcattcttctacaggttgacatccagttatgccagcaccatttgttgaagatgctttctttcttccattgtgtgcttttagctcctttatcgaaaatgttcataggtttgtgggttaagatctgggtcttctattcgattccattggtcaacttctctgtttttatgccagtacaaagctgttttcaatactgtagctctgtaatagagtttgaagtcacggatagtaatgcctccagaagttcctttactgtataagattgttttggctatcctgggtttcttgttcttccatataaagttgattattgtcctctcaagatctgtgaagaattttgatgggatctttaaggggattgcattaaatctatagattgcctttggtagtattgccatttttactatgttgatcctcccaatccaagagcaagggagatccttccattttctggtatcctcttcaatttctttcttcaaagacttaaagttcttgtcaaataggtctttcacttccttggttagagttaccccaagatattttatgcaatttgtggctatcatgaaaggtgacggttctctgatttctttctctgcttccttatcctttgtatataggagggcaactgattttttggacttgattttgtatcccgccatgttactgaaggagtttatcagctgtaggagttctttggtggagtttttggggtcgcttatgtacactatcatatcatcagcaaataatgaaagtttaacttcttcctttccaattcgaatccccttgatccccttgttttgtcttattgctatttctagaacttcaagtactatattgaagagataaggagagagtggacagccttgtcatgttcctgaatttagtgggatggccttgagtttctctccgtttaatttgatgttaactgtaggcttgctgtaaatagcctttattatatttaggaatgacccttgtatccctaatctctccaagacctttatcataaaggggtgttgaattttgtcaaatgctttttctgcatctaatgagatgatcatatggtttttatccttcagtttatttatgatggattacatttatttataatagatTACAATCTATTtatgatagattttcgtatgttgaaccagccctgcatctctgggatgaagcctacttgatcatagtgaataatttttctaatgtgttcttggattctgtttgccagtattttattgagaatttttgcattgatgttcatgagtgagattggcctgtaattctctttcttggttgagtctttgtgtggtttagatatcagggtaattgtagcttcataaaaggaatttggcaatgactgttctgtttctatattatgaaataccttaaggagtataggtattaggtcttcttggaagttctggtagaattctgcattgaaaccatctggtcctgggcttttttttggtagggaggtttctgataacagtttctaattcttcgcggctaacaggactatttagattgttcacctggtcctggtttaactttggttatggtacttatcttaaaaagtgtccatttcttttacgttttccaattttgtggcatacaggtttttgtagtaagatctaatgattctctgaatttcctctgtgtctgtggttatgtcccctttttcatttctgatcttattaatttgtgtgttctctctctgccgtttgattagtttggctaggggtttgtcaatcttgttgattttctccaagaaccagctttttgtttcattgattctttggattgttttctgtgtttctattttgttgatttcagccctcaatttgataatttccagtcttctactcctcctaggtgagtctgcttctttcttttctaaagctttcaggtgtgctgttaagtctccaatgtatgctttctccgttttttctaagtgggcacttagtgctatgaactttcctcttagcactgctttcattgtgtcccataggtttgagtatgttgtgtctttattttcattaaattcaaggaagactttaatttctttctttatttcttccttgacccagctgtggtttagtagttgactgttcagtttccatgagtttgtaggctttctgggggtagcattgttgttgaattctaattttaatccatggtaatccgataagatgcaggtgtttactaatatgtttttgtaactgtggaagtttgctttgttaccaagtatgtggtcaattttcgaaaaggttccatgagccgcagagaaggaggtatattctttcctatttgggtggaatgttctatagatgtctgttaagtccatttggttcattacctctattaagtctcttaattctctgttaggtttctgtctgattgacctgtccattggtgagataggagtgttgaagtctcccactatcagtgtgtttggtttgattgctgccttgagttctagtaatgtttcttttacataaatgggtgcttttgtattaggggcatagatattcaggattgagacttcgttctgatggatttttcctgtaatgagtataaagtgtccctttccatctcttctgattgattttagtttgaagtcaactttgttagaaattagtatgcccacaccggcttgtttcttaggtccatttgcttgataaaccttttcccaaccctttactctgagtagatgtctgtctttgtggttgaggtgtgtttcttgtaaacagcagaatgttggatcctgttttcgtatccaatctcttagcctgtgcctttttataggtgaattgagtccattgatattaagtgatattaatgaccagtggatgttaactctggttgtcattttttatttggtagtagagattgtgtgtttcctttctttgagatgtgctggtgaagggtcgctagatgtctgagttattttgggcaatgctggactcctttgtttgtgaatttccttctattactttctgtaaggctggatttttggctacgtattgtttaaatttgtttttatcttggaatattttgttttctccatttatagtgaacgaaagcttggctgggtatagtaatctgggcttgcatcaatgatctcttagtttctgcaaaacatctatccaggaccttctggctttcatggtttccacagagaagtcaggtgttagtctgataggtttacctttatatgttacttgacctttttcctttgcagctcttaatattctttcttcattctgtatgttttgtgttttgattataatatggagatgggatgatttttttttttgatccagtctatttggtgttctgtaagcttcttgaaccttaataggaatatctttctttaggtttgggaagttttcttctaattttatcaaatatattttctggaccattgagctgtgattcttctccttcttctacgcctattattcttaggtttggtctttttattgtgtcccagatttcctgaatgttttgtgatgagaatttgttggatttgctgttttctttgatcagtgcgtttattttctctatggtatcttcaaaatctgagattctttcttctatctcttgtattctgttggttatgcttgtttctgtagtctctgttcgtttacatagattttccatatccagctggccctcggtttctgttttcttccttgcctccatttcagttttcaagtcttgcactgtttccattatctgtctgattgttttttcttggtttcctaggatatcgtttacagatttactcaattcttcaaactttttgttattcttctcgtccatttccttaagggagtttttcacctcctgtttaagggactctattactttcatagagtcaattttttctacttcttcttgattggtgtgttcaagtcctcctgttataagttcgctgggttctggtgctttcatgttgtttttcaaattgttggaggaattcttgcattggtgcctgcccatttcttcctctgaataatcccctttgggtcttcttttagaagttcaattcaccccaatgaattaaattcactcaccccaatgaatgatggatcttctggcagacagtcaggtttccttgctggccaagcagctcggtgaccaggcagtttctttattagccaatgagagtcctccatccgGAGGCGATGACCAAATACAGCTGATTGTACTGGAATCTAAAATGTGAGTCTACATGGCACAGAGGCACAGAGCAGACTGAAAAGTTAAAATGGATCTACAAAGAAACAATGGACACTAAAACATTAAAGTCTCGTGTGATGGTCTCAGATCCTGCACAAAGAATGGCCCTAATGGGTTGCTTACAGGTGAACTCTAGAGAAGCCAAACTTGTAGAGATGGAAGGCAGGGTGATGGGCAAAACTGTGGGAGAGGGAAATAGGATGATGTTGGTCAAAGACACAAAGTCTCAGATGTATAAAATGATCACAGTGGGAGATCAGATGCAGGACTACAATCATAAAGGATGGTATGTGGCAATATACTTGAAATTTGATAAAATAGAGATCCTAAATTTCATAAACATCCTCctgactctcccttctttccttcagtgCCATTATTTGCTCACTGTCATGGGTCAGCAGTTCTCTTCATCTAAGAATGAGCGCCAGCGCCACCAAGATTTGGCCTCCAGTTTTACcgaatattttaagaagtttaagGTAGAAAGCAAAATCATTCCTCAAGAAACCTTAGCTTCAATTGTGTTAAACTTGTCAAAAGGAAACATTCAGGTGGCAAACTCTTTTATCACTAATgcattaaaagaaatggacagcaCCCCACTCAATGTTGCTGTGACCGGAGAGTCTGGATCAGGGAAGTCCAGCTTCATCAATGCCCTGAGGGGGATTGGGCATGAAGAGGAAGGTGCAGCTGAAATTGGTGTGGTAGAAACTACCATGGAGAGGCATCCCTACACACACCCCAATATTCCCAATGTGGTTTTTTGGGACCTGCCTGGGATTGGAACCACAAATTTCCCACCCAAAGATTATCtggagaaaatgaaattcaaCGAGTATGATTTCTTCATCATTGTGTCTGCCACACGCTTTAAGAAAAATGATATAGACCTCGCCAAAGCAATCCAAAAGATGAAGAAGGATTTCTACTTCGTGAGAACCAAGGTGGACTCTGACTTGAAAAATGAGAAGGAATTCAAACCACGAACCTTTAACAGAGACAAGGTCCTGTGGCAGATCCGTGATAGTTGTATGAAGACCTTTCAGGAGAATAAGGTTAAGCAACCACCCATCTTCTTGATCTCTAATAAAATCTTATCTGAGTATGATTTCCAACTCCTCATGGACAAGGTGGTGAATGCTCTCCCTGTATACAAACGTCACAAATTTATGCTCTCCTTGCCTATTATTACACGTGCAGCCATTGAAAAGAAGCGGCAGTTTCTGGAGCAGACCATTTGGCTCGAAGCCTTTGCAGCCCTATTCAATATGGTCCCTTCACTGAACATCTTAATGGGCGATGATGTGGAGAATCTTAGGTGCAGCATGAAGCGCTATCGAGCTGTCTTTGGAGTGGATGATGAATCCTTGCAGAGTTTGGCTGAGGACTGGCAAGTGTCGGTGGATCAGCTCAAGGCAAAGATGAAATCTCCTCATGTGTTTgaaactaaagagaaagaaacaacacaaGAAAGGCTTTCAAGACTTTATGAGGAGTTCTATTTGGCTAACGGGCACCTAGTTGCTAAGAATGTTTATGTTAAAGAATTGTTTTACCTGAAATATTCTTTCCTTGACATGGTGACAGATGATGCTAACGCTCTTCTCAGAGAGATATGTGTAAAAAATAACTTGGTTTCTGCTTAAGCTGAAATGTTGTAGCTGTCAAAAATCAGAATCAATGACAGAAAAATAGGACACTGATATTGCAAAACAACATACTGGGTTATTCAGGCCATGCAGGCTTTATCCATGCTTAGTGATCATATATCCACATTAGTTGTAGCAAGGGGATCAGATATGTGTGAATAATCTGAGTGCTAAAAACTATCTACTCACTTTGAATAAACTATCAGATCTAGTAATTTCACTTTTATacaaatttatttcatataaatcAACATCCACTTTTGTGTTTAACGTTGTGATGGGTGGTTTGATCGACTGACTCTAGAATCACATGGGAGATGAACCTCTGGACTTGTATTTGGGAAACTATTTTGCTTATGTTAATTGAGGTGAGAAgcgctgcccactgtgggtggccccATTCCCTAGCTGCTGATCCCTGACTGTGTATATGGAAAGAGAGGCTAAGCTGAGGCACACCTGCACTCATacactgctctctgctttcttaacGTAGGTGGAGTGGACTAGCTGCCCCCAGCTGCTGCTGCGACTCCCCTATAACCTTGAGTTTCACACTTATGTCCTCTCTTCATAGTAATACCACAGGAAAAGCCATAACtgggctggagaattggctcacttgccttgcaagtctgaagacctgagttcagacccacAGAGCCCACAGAAAGCCATCTAAGCACCTGAAATCCATacatgatggaggcgggtcttctatcaatctgttgattgcattggttaattaataaagaaaactgcttggcctaataggttagaacataggtgggtggagtagacagaacaggaagaaggaagtgaggtagatggctcagacaattgccctgcctctacaaccagacgcgatgaagctccagcccaagatggacgtatgctagaatctttccggtaagacaccacttcatggtgctacacagattattagaaatgggttaaagcaagatgtgagtaagaggctgaaaataatgggccaggcagtgtttaaatgaatacagtttgtgtgttgttatttcagggcataagctagccaggcggccaggagcagggcagcgggaacgcggtccatctgcccctcactacagactggcacccaacgtggataactgaatccacagaaagcctgagaaagcttgggaaagactagagtaaagcatgttttcttgataacagcaatttctcgggtctgagcaagcactctcatctaagagaggcttcctgactcagcttcagctgcaaaacattgcagctcttttaagaggttcggctacgaaacacttaaatgctgttgatgaaaattaactgcatgcttttcggttttcagccgtagcaggaaaaaagctgtgtcgttttaaaataccagctttctgggccgttctgccagggcaaactctgactctttcaagcaggcggtcctgactatggagcttttgagtatTGTTTAACacttgcagcttgcttgctggcagggaccttgaaccgccaaagagttgtggtacctctgtcacgaggctggaaagctagggaatgggctggatctagccgccaaagtcacggctttagtcctactgatattgtttagtaaagactcatgtagtcagaaaaagagatatacagtaaaagaaaaattcaaagtcgaagaaaatgtctaagtggtttacactgtgttaaaaatatatgcaggctaaaggttaaagttcttaaaagtaaaaaaaaggaaaaagaaaaaaaaggaagtagtttgttgtggtggtacacacctttaatcccaacacttgggaggcagaggtagattgacctctgtgacttcaaggtgtggcagcacacacctttaatcccaatgcctgggaggcagagacagacagatctctgtgagttctaggtgtggtagcatacgcctttaatcccagcacttgggttgcaaaggcaagtggatctctgagagttcaaggacatcctggtctggagagttattccaggacaaagatagagaacctgtttcaaaaagtaaaagtaaaaataaaagaaatagaggttaaaacaaagctgcacaaagatggaaaatacacagagaatcttgatactgtatactattatgctctctttgaattgtttgaatgctgaggaaggagcaacagctgctaaaagatatttgtttataaatgctgctgaactaatccaagatagatattttgaaaataccttgacttcagaatttggatctaaggatatgatactttggaaaagagattcttttgtttttacagaaaataagacactgtggattgcttttatcccaatatggtatgacagaccacgccctcccgaaaggttgctgtgaacaccttcagaaaattacttcacccaactgatgactgagatgaacctggcacacaggttacaccatgaaagatctgattaacagcatccccattcagcaggaagtggtttggagagaaataactgcgcccacattccccaatattgtttataaatgttcttttacatctaaagggggatatgatatagatatgaataatttggattggtatagattttgctttattgatagagatttaaggtcaattttgttatatgtatatgtatttctgatactgattaaggtattgtgattgtgtagttcattttaaaaatgtaatatatataggttattaatggataatcatcgataatattAAAGCTTATAGTCGTGTAgttattttctagatatatagagatatatttcagttagataggcattcctaatatctttcaaagactagagaatattccacttaaatgttttaataacttaggacttttcataacaatgagacatgtcagctcctggcagcaccaatctactttaagaggaagatgggcattgaagaggatccttacggagcttgacagccatttgggcaagaaactgctcacaaggaaccagcagagagaggactgttgaacttgcctaaatgtgagatgattctttcgggttcctgactcatgaaagagtctgcgagacattctacaggacacagcagatagtgactgaactgtctttgaaatttcctgcttcatgggaaagtccgctggatactgtgggcctataggccaaagatagatgccccaacaatacaaaagaactttgggtgactgtccaggcagcaagatgtctctatcatttctatcatttctagagtttggaaattgcatatttcttatttacttaggtaatactgtgtccttctggagtctttgatggagttgaagaataatagatagatagttatagttgttttcctttgttatgataaaagctaaagtagatataaatattgtaactgtaatttttgcatgataacggttttgttatatgtaattttactatgttaaagttaaagcctttcctttttgtttaaacagaaaaaggggaaatgatggaggcgggtcttctatcaatctgttgattgcattggttaattaataaagaaaactgcttggcctaataggttagaacataggtgggtggagtagacagaacaggaagaaggaagtgaggtagatggctcagacaattgccctgcctctacaaccagacgcgatgaagctccagcccaagatggacgtatgctagaatctttccggtaagacaccacttcatggtgctacacagattattagaaatgggttaaagcaagatgtgagtaagaggctgaaaataatgggccaggcagtgtttaaatgaatacagtttgtgtgttgttatttcagggcataagctagccaggcggccaggagcagggtggcaggaacgcagcccgtctgctcctcactacacatacaCTCCTgtggggagacaggaggcagaggcagagaatccTGGAAGCAGTGGGGCCAGATAACCTGCCACATGCAGCCGTT
Protein-coding sequences here:
- the LOC119814650 gene encoding interferon-inducible GTPase 1-like; amino-acid sequence: MGQQFSSSKNERQRHQDLASSFTEYFKKFKVESKIIPQETLASIVLNLSKGNIQVANSFITNALKEMDSTPLNVAVTGESGSGKSSFINALRGIGHEEEGAAEIGVVETTMERHPYTHPNIPNVVFWDLPGIGTTNFPPKDYLEKMKFNEYDFFIIVSATRFKKNDIDLAKAIQKMKKDFYFVRTKVDSDLKNEKEFKPRTFNRDKVLWQIRDSCMKTFQENKVKQPPIFLISNKILSEYDFQLLMDKVVNALPVYKRHKFMLSLPIITRAAIEKKRQFLEQTIWLEAFAALFNMVPSLNILMGDDVENLRCSMKRYRAVFGVDDESLQSLAEDWQVSVDQLKAKMKSPHVFETKEKETTQERLSRLYEEFYLANGHLVAKNVYVKELFYLKYSFLDMVTDDANALLREICVKNNLVSA